From one Helicoverpa zea isolate HzStark_Cry1AcR chromosome 10, ilHelZeax1.1, whole genome shotgun sequence genomic stretch:
- the LOC124633736 gene encoding palmitoleoyl-protein carboxylesterase NOTUM, giving the protein MVRISLTHFYHVLCIEQVIIIFRYYFRRGTNSDHWVVYLEGGGYCWDTASCNARWRRRPALMSSTRWPRARRAPALLSADPAANPLWHASNHVLLPYCSSDMWAGTRNSRHPSAGFVFAGRLIVRAVLSDLFRYGLKGRMLLVGSSAGGAGVMLHADAARRSMRSRGVRVAAIADSGWFLDRPARTRRAPAATVARLGHTLWRGKPPSSCVREHTAEPWLCYFGYRLYPHIRTPLFIFQYLFDSAQLAAEGVRAPRTRSEWDAVHKTGSALLLSLAPVRAAFAPACLAHGALARPEWQAINVSGITLPRAIACWEQRLGGGRRRARGGCAPRRLVERCTWPQCNGSCPRLRDPRTGEEVALASLLQSFGLDVRGAAAAMGLDARALSRMSRAELLPLLAPHM; this is encoded by the coding sequence ATGGTTCGTATATCTTTAACACATTTCTATCACGTTCTTTGTATTGAACAGGTTATTATCATTTTCAGGTATTACTTTCGGCGCGGCACAAACAGCGACCACTGGGTGGTGTACCTCGAAGGTGGCGGCTACTGCTGGGACACGGCATCCTGCAATGCGCGTTGGCGCCGACGCCCCGCCCTCATGTCGTCCACGCGCTGGCCGAGGGCTCGCCGCGCCCCCGCGCTTCTCTCTGCCGACCCGGCCGCGAACCCCCTGTGGCACGCCTCCAATCACGTGCTGCTACCCTATTGCTCCAGCGATATGTGGGCCGGGACCCGAAACTCTCGTCACCCCAGTGCTGGATTTGTGTTTGCCGGCCGACTTATCGTCCGCGCTGTCCTCTCTGATCTGTTCCGCTATGGACTCAAAGGACGAATGCTGCTCGTTGGCTCCAGCGCTGGCGGCGCAGGAGTCATGTTGCACGCGGACGCTGCGAGACGTTCGATGCGCTCACGAGGTGTGCGAGTTGCCGCTATCGCCGATTCTGGTTGGTTTCTGGACCGTCCTGCAAGGACACGGAGAGCTCCTGCCGCCACGGTGGCCCGACTAGGACACACTCTTTGGCGAGGCAAACCACCGTCTTCATGTGTTCGTGAGCACACCGCTGAGCCGTGGCTCTGCTACTTCGGCTACCGACTCTATCCACATATACGCACGCCCTTATTCatctttcagtatttatttgattcagCTCAGTTAGCTGCTGAAGGCGTACGGGCTCCTCGCACTAGGTCTGAGTGGGATGCTGTCCATAAAACAGGTTCTGCGTTACTGTTAAGTTTGGCCCCGGTTCGTGCCGCCTTTGCACCGGCGTGCTTAGCACACGGAGCGCTAGCGCGGCCTGAGTGGCAAGCTATAAACGTTTCGGGTATAACATTACCACGCGCTATTGCCTGCTGGGAGCAGAGGCTGGGAGGAGGACGCAGGAGAGCCCGCGGCGGGTGTGCGCCGCGCCGGTTGGTGGAGCGGTGCACGTGGCCGCAGTGCAACGGCTCGTGTCCGCGGCTGCGCGACCCGCGCACCGGCGAGGAGGTGGCGCTGGCGTCGCTGCTGCAGAGTTTCGGCCTGGAcgtgcgcggcgcggcggctgcGATGGGGCTGGACGCGAGGGCGCTGTCACGCATGAGCCGAGCAGAACTCTTGCCACTATTGGCGCCTCATATGTGA